The genome window TTAGTACTGTACTGTGACCAGTACTGTATCTCATTGAATATTGAATTATCTCAACTTCCCCAGACTTGGTGATGGCAGAGAATGATCTTTGTATAGGATTGGGAGCCAGAAATTGCCAAATACCTGCCTTTCACTAGAGCCTCAAGGGGTGTCAACAGATTAGGGCTTAGGTTTTGGCAAAGAAGCACCTTCTCTCTCCAAGAAGAGCCGGGCCAAAGGGCTGTCTGGAGGCACCAGCTCCACAGGACGTTTGCCTTCAGCATTCTTGGCCTGGGTGTCTGCTCCAAAATCCATGAGCAGGCAGGCCAGCTCTTCACTGGCGGTCCTGGCCACTGCATGAAGTGGGGAATCCTGACCTTTCCCTTGGTTCACGTCCGCTCCTAAACAgtcacaagaagaaaaaagagtcaGCAAGGAGCAGAATCCAACCATCCCCCTTTTCAAAGCCCTGAGCCCCAAAATTTCCTCACAAGAGGGGATCCATATGGAGCACAGCAATCCTGGAAAAATGGGAGATGATTTGATTCCATTTTATAATGTGGGGAAAATCCCATCTGATAATGTTACTGAATGTATAGCATGAGCGACATAGCACAGAAAGTTAAACATTTGCCTTTCAGCACTGTACATAGGCATCACGCATATAAGAAAAATCCTAGCGACGTAAAAGCTCCACATTATTATTAATGGAACCTAAGTATTAGCCAGTACGGCCTGAGGGAGAGGCTAGATGGTAAAATCCAGCCTACACCAAGCAGCCAAATTCACCTGGTGTGCAGCTGCCACAGGGTGTAAAACTGGGCACTTGGGACTGGTGATTTGGACTCTGAAAAGCAACCAACTCATGGGGGTATCCCCTGGATTGGACTGGCCAATCCCAAGATCACAGGGGAGGTGGCAAAGTCCTCCCCTTCAGGAGTAAGGTGGATTTCTAGGACTGTCCCCACCCAGTTCCACTCCTACACTCTTAACAAATCCCCACCCCAGCCTAGATCCTGGCTTTCACTGTGACATGTGGGAACATGTGGCTTTGCCTGAGCTGCCATCTCTCTGGTAAAATGAAAATCTCTGTccactcaacaaatgttaactGATCTGATCTTGTATTGTTCTTGACTTTGTGAGGGATACCAAACATGGCCCCTTCCAGGCTAGAAGCTTAAAATCTGCCCAGAGTGGCAGAGGTGGGGTGGGCGGTGGGGGAGAGACAAGAGACTGAATCTCTTAATTCACAGCAATGCCTGCCAGATGAGTAGGAGGCAATAAGGACTATAACAACATTCATTGGGAAACAGATTACTGAAGCCTTAAAGAATAAACAGGACTCAGATAATTAAAGAGGTGATGAAATGGTGTTCCAGGTGTTGAGAAGGGGGCTGGACAACAGCAGGGAGGTGAAAAGAAATAAGGGTACATAGGCCTTTTCAAGGAAAATATAGTATTTGCAATGGGGCAAGTTCAGTATTTAAACCAAAGAGAACTGGTGAAGGTCCCAAATAGGAAGATTCAACACTAATCCAACAGCTTCGCAAGTGATGCAGGGCTTAATAATGTGACTGGCCAAATGTAGGGAGAcagaggaaagggaggagaaacCAATAATCATTGAGGACCACCCTGAGAAGaggcatcatcatcatcctcatcctcattaGGAGTGAGAGAACTGAAGTTCAAACAGTGTGAAATAATTCCCCAAGGGAACACAGTCAATATGAACCCTGACCTTGTCCAACTCCATTGCCCACACTAATTTCTCTCCTACAGCAGTAAGAcgtttaaaatacatttaatttacttttcattttcttttcttgttttggtttgctttttgcTTTACCTGACTCCAGAAGCTTCTTGACACAGGCTCTCTGTTGGTTTTCACAAGCCAAATAGAGTGGAGTGCCCAGGTGGCTGATCTTATGGTCAATGTTGCTCCCATAAGCTATGAGAGAGTCGACACACTCCGTGTGGCCTGCAGCCCAAAGCAGGAGAAAAACAGTTACAAGTTCCCTTAGCTAGAAAGACAATGCCATCCCCATTTTGCATTAAATTTGGCAGCAGTTTATCCAGAGGACCAAAAGCAATTCCCTTTAATTAGAATCAGgagtgattttattttactttgttttagagacagagtctcgctctgttgcccaggctggagtgcaggggcgcaatctcggctcactgcaagctccgcctcccgggttcacgccattctcctgcctcaggctcccaagtagctggcactacaggcgcccgccaccacgcccggctaatttttctgtatttttattaaagaccgggtttcaccatgttgcccaggctggtctcaaactcctgagatcaggcaatccgcccacctaggcctcccaaagtgctgggattacaggcatgacccaccaggCCCGGCCAAATCAggagtgatttttttattttatttatttattttgtttgagacggagtctggctctgtcgcccatgccggagtgcagtggcgcgatctcggctcactgcaagctccaccttctgggttcacgccgttctcccgcctcagccttctgagtaggtgggactacaggcgcccgccaccacgccaggctaatttttttctatttttagtagagacggggtttcaccgtgttagccaggatggtctcgatctcctgaccttgtgatccacccgcctcggccttccaaagtgctgggattacaggcgtgagccaccgcgcccggccaggagtgATTTTAAACACTGCTATCAGTTAATGGTTTGACCACAGGATGCAATCTGCAACTACGGGTGAAACTCCATTTGAGTTTACTAGCCATGGTAACCAACCAGCAACCATCCACCTTTTTCAATTGTTTCTGGCTTTGTAGTTAGtccatatgtaacaaatctgcacgttgtgcacatataccctagaacttaaagtataataataaaaaataaacaaataaataaaataaaataaaataaaataaaataaaataaaaaagtctaaGCAGACAAACTGAAGTCAGAGttggggagagagatggaggaacagGACCTGAAGGTGGACCTCAAGAATAAATGTCACAGTGTGGGCCACAGGACAGGGAAGGAAATTTACAACCTCTCCAAAGGCAGGCCGGGGAGAAATAGGCCACAGCGGGTATAGGCAAGGCTTAGAAGAAGCTGCCAAATCCAACATGAGCAGGGCCCAACCTGAAAAACTAAGCAAAAGCTGAATCACACTTCCTTGGTCCGGAATGTCGTATTTTGGACATTGCTCCTCTACGTTTCTCTTGCTATATTTCAGTTCTATGTATGTAGCAAATATGATGAGTTAGGatgttctcaataaataaatatcaacGCTTTGGGAGATCATTATAAGTGGGTTGGTCCAGTCAAATGGGAAGCCATTCTGTGAAAGCCACTGGAGAAACAGAAAGCCCTCTAGCAAGGTATGGTCATTATGATGATGacaaatttgagaaaataaaaacttgtgaTTTTATGAGCTAAGACTATCAGAAAAAGTATagctttaatgaaaagaattatCCCAAACTGTATACAACATCTTATAGTTTCAAAAATTGAAAGCTTATTTCATTTGGCAAACTTAAGTGTCACTGAGACAATGTTCTTTAAGGCCCTGAAATAGAAGACTATAATTTGTTTCATGAAATAACTTGATTTATATAAGATCATGGGTATAACAACGGATTCCACAAATATTAATGGATagtctactgtgtgccaagccctGTTCCAGTAATACAGCAGTGAAAAACATTCAAAATGCTCTAAAAGGGAGGCACTCAAACTTCCAGTGCACCAGAAAGCAGCCCGAGGGCTTATTAAACAAAACACAGGTGCTGAGCCCCGTGCCCAGAGTTACTGATTCATGGGGCTGGAGTGGGGCTCAAGAATCTGTATTTGCagccaggtcatgctgatgcttCCAGTCCTGGGACTCcattttgagaactactgctctaaAATatacctccttttctttccttctttcagcaGTAAGATGTCCCTTGAAGGAGtgggttttaaaagaaaattctcaacAGATTTACCTCTCCTGGCAGCTTCATGGATGGGGGATGCCAGATCACTCTCAGGTTGAACGCTGGCTCCGTGCTGCAGAAGCAAATTCACACAATCCCGGCTGCCGCTGACACAAGCATTAAACAGTGGAGTGTGCCAGTCTGTTGTCACACCATTCACCTGGAAAAAGAAGCTCCAGGATGAAGACAGGAAGGGGGATGTTTTGGGTTCAAAAGTAGGGTCCACCACTCTGAAcatgttatttaacttctctgagccttaaattcctcagctataaaatggagaaaaaagtacCAAATTCCACAGGTTTTTGTGAAAAATGGAATTAGGGAGTGGCTATAAAGCATCAAAAATGTTACTCAATGTTTTATCTCTTCCATGCCCTCCCCAGGAACATGAACTTTGAAACTAGTTAGGATAATTTCAGTCGCTTACAAACTAATCCCtattttaaacttctttcctAGACCCATCCCACACCAGTTCAATTTCTTAACGGGTGCAAGAGGATTACTCTTGCTGCTGTGAGGAAATTGTTGAAATTGTTAACTGTAattcttaaagtataatttagaaaatttttaaaaacttgacttTCATACAAATATAGAATTAACACATACCAAAGATTTTATTCAACTCATTCATTAATGAGGGAACCAGTAAGATGGTAAGGCTGGCTCAAAAAAATATTTGGCCAgtcgctgtggctcatgcctgtaatctcagcactttggaaggccgaggcaggtggactgcctgagctcaggagttcaagaccagcctgggcaacacggtgaaactcagtctccattaaaatacaaaaaattagccgagcatggcagcatgtgcctgtagtcccagctactcaggaggattgcttgaacccgggaggcggaggttgcagtgagcccacatcataccactgcactccagcctgggcgacagagcgagactccgtctcaaaaaaaaaaaaaagaaaaagaaaagaaaaatttacatagTCAACAGACTGCTGAAATATATTTGCTAATAGATACAAaactcagccgggcacggtggctcacacctgtaatcccagcactttgggaggccaaggtgggcaggtcacctgaggtcagaagttcaagaccaacctgagcaacatgatgaaaccccgtctctactaaaaatacaaaaatgagccaagtgtggtggcgtgtgcctgtcatcccagctactcaggaggctgaggcaggagaatcacttgaacccgggaggtggaggttgcagggagctgagatcatgccactgtactccagcctgggcgacagagtacaaatataaaaaaaataaaaatataaaaactggttAATGTCCTATAGGGTCATAAAACTATAATCTTTGAGGCTATCTTTTCTAATGTTGGAAATCAGACAAATTTAGAAGTTAATGTCTAACTTCACAGTGTTTGGGCTATAATTACACAGTGAATAGAAAAGCCAAGCACAGACACATTCTTG of Macaca fascicularis isolate 582-1 chromosome X, T2T-MFA8v1.1 contains these proteins:
- the ASB9 gene encoding ankyrin repeat and SOCS box protein 9 isoform X2, which gives rise to MDGKQGDMDGSKPAGPRDSPDIRLLSNPLMSDAVSDWSPMHEAAIYGHQLSLRNLISQGWLVNIITADHVSPLHEACLGGHPSCVKILLKHGAQVNGVTTDWHTPLFNACVSGSRDCVNLLLQHGASVQPESDLASPIHEAARRGHTECVDSLIAYGSNIDHKISHLGTPLYLACENQQRACVKKLLESGADVNQGKGQDSPLHAVARTASEELACLLMDFGADTQAKNAEGKRPVELVPPDSPLARLFLEREGASLPKPKP
- the ASB9 gene encoding ankyrin repeat and SOCS box protein 9 isoform X4 — encoded protein: MDGKQGDMDGSKPAGPRDSPDIRLLSNPLMSDAVSDWSPMHEAAIYGHQLSLRNLISQVNGVTTDWHTPLFNACVSGSRDCVNLLLQHGASVQPESDLASPIHEAARRGHTECVDSLIAYGSNIDHKISHLGTPLYLACENQQRACVKKLLESGADVNQGKGQDSPLHAVARTASEELACLLMDFGADTQAKNAEGKRPVELVPPDSPLARLFLEREGASLPKPKP
- the ASB9 gene encoding ankyrin repeat and SOCS box protein 9 isoform X3, with protein sequence MDGKQGDMDGSKPAGPRDSPDIRLLSNPLMSDAVSDWSPMHEAAIYGHQLSLRNLISQVNGVTTDWHTPLFNACVSGSRDCVNLLLQHGASVQPESDLASPIHEAARRGHTECVDSLIAYGSNIDHKISHLGTPLYLACENQQRACVKKLLESGADVNQGKGQDSPLHAVARTASEELACLLMDFGADTQAKNAEGKRPVELVPPDSPLARLFLEREGPPSLMQLCRLRIRKCFGIQQHHKITKLVLPEDLKQFLLHL
- the ASB9 gene encoding ankyrin repeat and SOCS box protein 9 isoform X1, which produces MDGKQGDMDGSKPAGPRDSPDIRLLSNPLMSDAVSDWSPMHEAAIYGHQLSLRNLISQGWLVNIITADHVSPLHEACLGGHPSCVKILLKHGAQVNGVTTDWHTPLFNACVSGSRDCVNLLLQHGASVQPESDLASPIHEAARRGHTECVDSLIAYGSNIDHKISHLGTPLYLACENQQRACVKKLLESGADVNQGKGQDSPLHAVARTASEELACLLMDFGADTQAKNAEGKRPVELVPPDSPLARLFLEREGPPSLMQLCRLRIRKCFGIQQHHKITKLVLPEDLKQFLLHL